In Oncorhynchus kisutch isolate 150728-3 unplaced genomic scaffold, Okis_V2 scaffold2051, whole genome shotgun sequence, the genomic window taaccagttaggccagttgagaacaagttctcatttacaattgtgacctggccaagataaagcaaagcagtgcgacacaaacaataacacagagttacacatggaataaacaaacatacagtcaataacgcaatagaatatatatatatatagtgtgtgcaaatgagataagattagggaggtaggaCAATACATTGGCCGTAATGGCGAAgtgattacaatttagcaataaaacactggagtgatagatgtgcagaagaagaatgtggaagtagagatactggggtgcaaaggagaaaaaaataagtaacaatatggggatgaggttgttggatgggctacttacagatgggctatgtacaggttcaATGATCTGTgacctgctctgacagttggcgtttaaagatagtgagggagatatgagtgtcttatattgcttttttgtttttacatttactgatcttttcaaaataatatttaaattctATCTTAAGTAATGTGAAGAGGGGGTTGTTCTTTGCCCACTTCATTTTATGGATAAAGAATCTTCCATGAAAGATAAACAATGAAAGTTAAATCAGGGTCCATatcatttggatcaaaataaaacgTAATATCAGAGTCTCTCAGATTAACATTAATAGTCTTCTCTTTAAGATAAAATCTTTTAACTCACTCCAAAATCATCTGACATAAGAGCATAAGTATACAATCTGGAATAAGAAAGACATAAAACACAAAAACAAGTCTTTATTTTTTCTGGTTtgacaacaacattatttggattAAACAATTATTGAATAATGATGGCCAACGATATGATTAGCAGGAATTCATGAGaacacacaatgttacattcACTCCTGAGGAGTGGGATTGTCATCAAAGATCCGCCAAATTCCTATTGAAATTCTAAAGGTGATTGGCTACGCTTTGTGAGGGTGATTTCACTGACGCTTTCGGTTTGGAAGAATAAATTGAGCGAACAAGGCTCCTTCCAGTTCACAAGTCTGAGAAGACGCATGAAGAAGTTCTTGCTTCAACAGTGATTGAACGGAACTCCTCTGCCTTCGTCCCGCATTAAAGAAGATTCCGGATTGATAACATAACACTTACTTGAACTATAATAGCAAGGTATTCGAATAAACCCTTTTTTTTGTACCGTTCATTTAGATATAAGATAATCTGCCAAAATGGAGTCTCAGATCCGCCAGAACTATCACCACGATTGCGAAGCTGCCATCATCCGGATGATCAATTTGGAGATGTTTGCCTCCTACACCTACACTTCAATGGTAAGGATTCTACCAAGATGACCGTTTTGTTGATCTACCTGTTTATTATTATGCCTGCGCCTAAACTCCACTTTACACCTGACTTTCCTGTAGCCAATAACCTCAACTCCGTTAAATACACATTTGAGTTATACTTGGCTTGGCTATTAATTGCCTCCAGGTAGGTATAACATCCAAATGAAGCCGGGAATCTATCCTACCTTGGACAGAGCGCGTAACAACTCCTTGACAGGTTAATTGTCAGCTTACCAAGTAGACTACAGACTAGATTTATTCATGCCTATATCGTCAAGCTTAGTTACCACAACATGAACAGAATACCGAGTCATGTTTGGCTTTTTTCTTCTAACTACAATGTTCTATGTTTATCCACCCAGGCTTTCTATTTCTCCCGTGACGATGTGGTTCTGCCTGGCTTCGCGCATTTCTTCAAGGAGAACAGCGATGAGGAGCGGGAGCACGCGGAGAAGCTACTCTCCTTCCAGAACAAGAGAGGTGGACGCATTTTACTCCAGGACATCAAGGTGAGCCCTTGAGCATAGGAAACACATTTGAGATAGTAGACTGATAAATGTTTTTACTCCATGGAGGAAAGTGTCTCCAGCATTAAGTTGATCTAGAGAACCTGTAGTCCTGAACATACTGTCTCTAACCACTGAACTGAGTGTGAGAAGTAACACTGTTCACATTATTCTGACCTTAACATCTGCTAGTAGTCCCTAACCCTCCTGTGTTCACTCTGTACTGTGTAGAAGCCAGAACGTGATGAGTGGGGCAATGGGCTGGAGGCCATGCAGTGTGCTCTGCACCTGGAGAAGAATGTGAACCAAGCCCTGCTGGACCTGCACAAGATTGCCTCTGACAAGGTTGACCCCCATGTAAGTTATGGTGAAACCACATGTATGTATCACATAGAATACAGGTACTGTCCCAGGAGATGATAACTAATGACACAGGATTGTGTGACCTGCTGCTTTGCAAGTACACGATAGTCCAGATGCATACTATGCACACAATGCAGCTAATGCATaaggggcggcaggttgcctagcgGATAGAGCGTTGGTTCAGTAACCCGACGGTTGCTGGCTCGAATCCTCTAGCTGACAAGctaaaaatctgttctgcccctgaacaaggtagttaacccactgttccacgtTAGGATGTTCTTGTAAATTTGtttctaactgacttgcctagttatatctGCACTTATGCCATTACCACCAGGCTCTTGTGTGTTACTGTATCTACAATGGTCTGTAGTCCTTCTCTTGTCTGACCTGTGTTTTCCCTCTTTAGCTGTGTGACTTCCTGGAGACCCATTACCTTAATGAGCAGGTGGAGGCCATTAAGAAGCTGGGAGACCACATCACCAACCTCACCAAGATGGATGCTGTCAAAAACAAGATGGCAGAGTACCTGTTTGACAAGCACACCCTGGGAGGCCAGAGCTAAACCACTTCCATCCCCAGGCTATGGCCTCCAGCCTCAGACCAGGACTCCTGGCTTCTCTGATAGATCCTACTGGCTTTACATTTATAGGGAGGGGAGAGTGTTGAACTGGTGCAGTGCAACACAGCTGTAacattgagatgtttctgttgACAACACTATTGTATTTTGGAGGCAAGGCATCTTGTAAAACAATTAAAAAGATCACATGTTTTTGTTGCTTTTTAAGTGTTCACCTGTAGTAATGATTCAGTCTATTCAGGTGCTTTGCTCTGTCTTACTGAGCATCTTCATACCAGTGATAAATACTGACAATTGTAGACCTACTAGTGGCTGAGGGTCATAACAATAGGAGAAGTTTAAGAAAGGATGTTACGTCTGACCACAGAGGGTGTCCTTTACCGCATCTTGTAATAGTGCCATGTCAATGAAGGACCCAACTGTCAACTCTAGGGCCGTAGGTGTGAAATGGGTAACTACAGTTGCTGTAGACCTTCACTCTGCGTCTCCCAAGTTTATAAAATAGCCAACAAGTCAATCAAACCCTTGTGTGTCCTGCTGGGTAAATCCGTTAGCCAGCTGTTATGGTGTATCGGCTCTTACTGACACACTCAATCTTCACTCAATTGGTAATGCACACTAGTTCCCCTACAGCAAACTCTGAACTGAATACTCAATAGTAAATCTACAAGCCTCTCGTTCATCATACGGGGCTTATTGGAGCTGTCACATGGTTGCAAAGATACTAAAATGACGGAAGTCTAccattttggtaattaacaggcAAGCTTAACTTTAATACTTTAAACTGAGAGAATATTGCTACACATTTTGGTTTCCAAATAGTAACTGAGTTTCTAGTGCGTAGACCATTTGGTTAAAGGGGAAAATGACCTAATGAGAAGTGTCAAATCAACAATGTCATTTTTGATAACTGCAACCATTTTCTTTTCACAACTGCCACAACTTTTACAACCAAGAAGTATTGACATGGTAAAATAATTGagtacatttaaataaaatatggTGTTCACTGAGTTGGTTTATATTTAGGGTAATGTTTTGCAGCTAAGTCTATTTCAAATTATATTTTACCTGTGCTAAGACCACACAGGGCCAGAGATTTGTGATAACCTGAcgctccccccaaaaaacactagATGGCATCTGATTAAATAGCATATTCCTTAATTGACCAACATTGGTATTAGTTATGGATCCCATTTAGCTGTTAAGGCAGCATTTACTCTAaatggggtccagcaaaataaaGGCAGTTTGATACATTACAAAACAGATTTCAGTCCTCTACCACACAAAATCCATTGTGTGTCTACTGCATATGTTATAGTGTCTGTGCCGATGTGTCTCTtctcagtccctgctgttccataagttgTATTTTTATCTATTTTTAAAGTcttattttactgcttgcattagctacttgatgtggaatagtagACAtttcatggctctatgtggtactgtgcacctcccaatagtctgttctggatgtggggactgtgaagagacctggtggcatgtcttgtgtggtATGCATTGGTGTCTGAGTTGTGTTCTAGTAGTTTAAActgacagctcggtgcattcaacatgtcaatacttctcacaaatagaagtagtgatgaagtaaatctctcctctactttgagccatgagagattgacatgcataatattgttagctctctgtgtacatttctgggccaattgtaattttcctaagtcctttttttgtggcacctgaccacacgactggacagtagtccaggtgcgacaaaacaagggcctgtagaacctaacttgttgatagtgttaaggcagagcagtgctttattatggacagacctatccccatcttagctaccgttgtatcaatatgttttgaccatgacaaaaGTTTAGTCTCAACTTGTTACATTTCCACatgattcattacaagatttagttgaggtttagggtttagtgtttTAGTTCAtcaacatacatagacacacaggcttcaCTCAGCGCCAGTGGCaagtcattagtaaagattgaaaggAACCTAGACAGCTGCTCTGGGGAATGCCTGACTCTACCTAGATTATGTTGGAGGCTTCCATtatagaacaccctctgtgttctgttagacatgtAACTCTagatccacaatatagcaggggacgtaaagccataacacatacgctttttccagcagcagattatgatcAATATTGTGAAAAGCTAAAGTGTTTTATTTTATGTTTCTGTatttttaaatctttatttaactaggcaagtcagttaagaacaaattctcattgaCAATGACGGACTACCCCGGACGACgatgtgccaattgtgcgccggcctatgggactcccaatcacggctggatgtaatacagcctggacttgaatcagggactgtagtgacacctcttgtactgagatgcagtgccttagactgctgcgccactcgggagccctaacaAAACATCTCCCACAATCTTTTaattatcaatttctctcagccaatcatcagtaatttgtgtaagtgcgTACATGTTGAATGCCCTTCCCTGTAAGCGTACTGAAAATCTGTTGTTAATttctttactgtgaaatagcattgtatccgGTAAATCACTATTTATTTCAAAAGTTTACTAACGGTTGGTAACAACCTGATTGGTCAGCTGTTTGAGCCAATAAAGggtgctttactattcttgggtaatggaatgacttttgcttcccttcaGGGCTGAGGGTGCACACTTTCCTGTAGGCTTATGTTGAAGAGAGGGCAAATAGGAGTTGCAATATCGTCCGTCCGCTGTCAGCTTCAGTCAtcttccatccaagttgtcagacccaggtggcttgtcattgatGATAGAccatttttcacctcttccacactcactttatggaattcaaaatAACAATGCTTGTCTTTTATTATTCGGTCAGTTATGCATGGATGTGTAAGTTCAGAATTAGTTGTTGGCATGTCATACCCAAGTtttctaatcttgccaatgaaaaaagcATTAATgtaattggcaatatcagtgggttttgtggtgaatgagccatctgattcaatgaatgatggagcccgAGTTTGTCTTTTTGTCCAACATTTCATTTAAGGTTCTTCAAAGCTTTTTTCCTATAATTTTTcctataatttatctttgtttcatagtacattttctccttctcctttttgttcactttagtcacatgatttctgaaTTTATTGTACAGTATGTTTGCCAGTCAGCTATGCAGCCAGGCTTATTTGCCATTCCCTTTGCCTCATCcttctcaaccataccattttccaattcctcatcaatccatggggatttaacttttttttttgcagTCATATTCTTAATGGCTGCATGCTTATTAATAACTGGAATTGTAAAAGCATGCTTTAAGCCATGTACATTTGTTGATTGCTAGGCATACAAATACCATTATTTCTTGGTGTACAGTATTTGAAACAAGGTCTTGTTTGGCTTCAACCGGACTAGATTGTGAACAACTCTTGGCAGAATGCGTTGCTTTACTACCGTGAAGGTGATCAGCACaatattgtttgaactgcagtaCCCCAAACGATTCGTTCTCGAGTTTGTTCAGCAGAGGCTGTTTATGTTTTGGTTCTACAAAGCTGTGACCATCATAACATTCAATAATCAATTAATTGCATTCAATATAGTTTTCTTCTCTATGCTGCCTGCAGAATGATCTATTTTGCCTATGCCCATATGACAGACAGTTGTTGGTCGGAGCACATCACCAAAGGATCGCATATTAATCGTGCTGGATAATTCATTGCGGCCAGCAGGTCAAACTAATATCTTAAATGAGTCACTCAGAAAAAAACAAATCATGAGTTCAGAAGTCTTGAGTCAGTAAAAAGTTGTTCAAAAATAATTATTTGTTCTTGAACTGCACCTCATTAGCCAGAGGTGATACCGCAGGTTCCAAGGTGGTGTGGCAAAATGTGTATGTGTCTTTTCTGGGGCCTAGAGTGTTTCCTGATCTCATGACCTGGTCAGGTATGGGTCCAGGGTCCTGTTCGTAGGCCATGACAAAATATTATTGTTTTAGATAGCTTCCCTTTTCATCTGTGCTATCactataggactgggagttttCTTGTCAGGTTATGTGGATTGGAAACACTCCTGACCTAAGGTGGATCAAACTCTTTCAAACTACCACAAACCTTGCTCTTACTCATTCTAAATCTGATACCaaaacagccagagacaacaactTCAATGGAGAACATACTCTGTAGTTTAATGAACTACTATAAAAGAAACAATGTCTTTAAGTATATATTTCCCTCTATGCACAATGTTAAGCAATGGACAGACAGGTTTACATTTTATGACATAAAACCTATTATTTGTTCATCTGATTACATACAGTGCTCTTCTAAAATGATTCTTTCTAGAAGATTTATGTAAGGCAGAGTTACAATTAAGACAGTAGACCTTGTAATAACTTTTTTTGAATGCTCAAGTCACGAAAGCCCGAACCTTTTGTTGTCCTGGTCTCCATCTGGTCCACCAGAGGTTTGTTCAGTGGGGCTCACTATAGGAACTGATTGCCTGTAAAATCCATATATACATTCATTAAATCAACTACTTTCAACAttttcattgaaaataatatcCCCCTTTTCATGACGCAGATTTGATTGAATGTCATTCATTTTATTCCACTCTATCTAACCAAACTTGCTTTACCAGTTCATGTCAGTAGGTGTCACTATGCACAAACTAGTGGAAAAAGACTGATGCCATGAGATCTGCCTGTCTCGGTGTATGTGAAAGTTCAGGTTGTGTTAGCTAGAATCCATCAATTCATTCTTTCTGCATTAGCCATCCATGTGTTATGGCTGaacaaatgtgttttttaagtttttttattttaaagacaGTGAAATTTGCACCACAAACATTTGTAAATAACCACCAGAATTGGAAATAAAATAATATGCCAACAAACATTACTGGACTAACAAACTGGCTAACAAACCTGTTCAGGAACTTCAGTATCCCTTGGCTTTGGGTAGCAGCATGAGATCGTTTCATCTTTATCCTGTGCCAAACACATTTATTCAGTGAGtctattgataaaagtcaccttgtccgagagagatttacatgttTATCAAAACCTCACGCCAAgataagcctacacgaaacacagcccttatttgaagtgtctCTAAAATCCTCTATGGGAAAGAttggtggaaaaatgattggaaccatcaCCCTGTTTGACGGCTAGGTTTTATaggtattatgacacctctacTATTAACACATAGAAAGAGTCAGTGAAGCTAGTTGTCTCGCTTCCGGTTCCGCTGACATGCATTGAAACATGGCTTTATTTTGCAAAATATCTATGAACTAACAGACTTGTCTTCAAATAATTTTCAACatcacatgtagtaaccaaaaaagtgttaaacaaatcaaaatatatttgagatttgagattcttcaaagtaccatgcattgccttgatgacaacttagcacactcttggcattctctcaaccagcttcacctggaagaccaaccacctccccccccccccccccccattgtgcCTAAGCCCCACGACCATGCATCAGAACTACCTGGCCTGAAgactccccagtccacctggtccacctgctgctgctccagtttctgttgttctgcctgcagctatggaaccctgacctgttcatcaGACATGCTACCTTATCCCGGGACCTGCTGTTTcatttctcctctgtctccatcGACCTCTCAACCTttgaatgctcagctatgaaaagccaactgacatttactcctgaagtgctgacctgttgcatcctctataaccactgtgattattatttgaccctgctggtcacctaTGAACGTCAGAACATCtcgaagaacgatctggccttaatggtcatatacagtgcattcagaaagtattcagacccattgactttttccacattttgtgacgttaaaGCCTTGTTCTAAAACTGATTTATatattttcccccctcatcagtctacacacaataccccataatgacacagcaaaaacaggctttcagacattttttaaaatctctaTTATGAAAAAAAATctggaaatgtcacatttacataactattcagaccctttactcagaactttgttgaagagcctttggcagggattacagcctcgaggGGCCTTGGGTACAAGTTTTACACAGCTGTATTTGtccctttcttctctgcagatcctctcaagctttgtcaggttggatggggagctacacagctatttccaggtcactccagagatattcgatcaggttcatgtacaggctctggctgggtcactcaaggacgttcagagacttgtcccgaagctactcctgcgttgtcttggctgtgtgcttagggtcattgtccttttggaaggtgaatctttgccccagtctgaggtcctgaatgctctggagcgggttttcatcaaggatctctctgtacttttctccattcatctttccctcgatacttactagtctccaagtcctt contains:
- the LOC116369019 gene encoding ferritin, middle subunit-like, yielding MESQIRQNYHHDCEAAIIRMINLEMFASYTYTSMAFYFSRDDVVLPGFAHFFKENSDEEREHAEKLLSFQNKRGGRILLQDIKKPERDEWGNGLEAMQCALHLEKNVNQALLDLHKIASDKVDPHLCDFLETHYLNEQVEAIKKLGDHITNLTKMDAVKNKMAEYLFDKHTLGGQS